One window of the Chelonoidis abingdonii isolate Lonesome George chromosome 3, CheloAbing_2.0, whole genome shotgun sequence genome contains the following:
- the LRATD1 gene encoding protein LRATD1 gives MGNQLDRITHLNYSELPTGDPSGIEKDELRVGVAYFFSDEEEDLDERGRPDKYSVKGSSSPGQETPTHHHQLVLNETQFSAFRGQECIFSKVSSGPQAGDLRVFSVSALPALCKPGDLLELLYLGPSDHPPPPPQWAVYVGSGQIIHLHQGQIRQDSLYEAGAGNVGRVVNSWYRYRPLVAELVVQNACGHLGLKSDEICWTNSESFAAWCRFGKREFKAGGELQAAAGTQHQQQYYLKIHLAENKVHTVRFHSLEDLIREKRRLDASGKLRVIKDLAIVDGKE, from the coding sequence ATGGGAAATCAACTGGATCGCATCACCCACCTGAATTACAGCGAGCTGCCGACCGGAGACCCCTCGGGGATCGAGAAGGACGAGCTGCGGGTCGGGGTGGCTTACTTCTTCTCGGATGAGGAAGAGGACCTGGACGAACGAGGCCGGCCGGACAAGTACAGCGTGAAGGGCTCCAGCAGCCCTGGGCAGGAgacccccacccaccaccaccagctggTGCTGAACGAGACCCAGTTCTCCGCCTTCCGCGGCCAGGAATGCATCTTCTCCAAAGTCAGCAGCGGCCCCCAGGCTGGGGACCTGCGCGTCTTCTCGGTCTCggccctgcctgccctctgcAAGCCGGGAGACCTGCTGGAGCTGCTCTACCTGGGGCCATCCgaccacccacccccacccccgcaatgGGCAGTCTATGTGGGCAGCGGGCAGATCATCCACCTGCACCAGGGCCAGATCCGCCAGGACAGCTTGTACGAAGCGGGCGCTGGCAACGTGGGCCGGGTGGTGAATAGCTGGTACCGCTACCGCCCCctggtggcagagctggtggTGCAGAACGCCTgcgggcacctgggtttaaaaagcgACGAGATCTGCTGGACTAACTCGGAGAGCTTCGCCGCCTGGTGCCGGTTCGGGAAAAGGGAGTTCAAAGCCGggggggagctgcaggctgctgccggcacccagcaccagcagcaaTATTATCTCAAGATCCATCTGGCTGAGAACAAGGTGCACACGGTGCGATTCCACAGCCTGGAGGATCTAATAAGGGAGAAGCGCAGGCTCGATGCCAGTGGTAAACTGCGAGTGATCAAAGACCTGGCTATAGTGGATGGGAAAGAGTAA